TCAGATCCCCAGCCTCCCATCGCCACACAATGAGCCGACTATTCAGCTCTACCCGGGACAACAATGGGGGAGCTATTTTAGTGCGACACACCACTGGTGGTACTTCTAAAGTACCCCCCtgcccacaccccaccccaccacaaaAAAGGGAAAGGGAGTGTAAAaaaggtttttattttttatttcatttaattAAAAGAACTAGTATAAGTCAAGTGAGGCATTGGACCACTTGTGTGCTAGTTTTATCCActtcttcctttcttctttcttctccctcgtttcatttccctccctccatccctccctccctccctccctccctcctgcctccctgcctccctgcctccctccctctcattcctCTAAAAGAGTGGAACTGATTGCGGCAGCGTCTGCCAAGCCCCCACTAATGCCCTAttctcatcaaacacacacacagcacacacccacgcacaagcacacacaggtgTATCACAAACTGCACGTGAAATGCCCAATTAAAGCAAGAAATTGTCTTTTTCATCATCTGCCTTTGTTGCGTGACCAATTAGTGGATAATTAATAACGGCCGCTGGAAAGATGCAGATTGGTGATACAAAAGGTTATCCTCCTAGCACGTCTATTTAAATGCATATGAAGTTCTCAATTTCTGTCGCTTCGCTCCCCACCTCCAAACCCACTCACACTCACCCACGCACTCATCCTAGAGGCCATTCCTCACCCACAAGGAATAATAGCCTAATAAACCGACAACACggccacacacgcgcgcacaggcaccgccacagacacacaagccatGACAATGTAACACGTCCTCGTGCACAGCTGGGCACAGCTCCATCTTTCTACACACTCGGTTCCCTTGCATACTAAGATCCGACGGTTGCTCAAAATAGCGACCGCGCGGCGAGTTCGCAAACATGACCACACATTTCTGGCGGCCGTCAATCAAACGGAACTGACGGCATTTCGGTGAACGCAAGTCCTCACAGGCGAATCTGGCGCTTAATCATCAGGATGTTAAACTCGCCCAACCTTGATTGTCTGGTACACGACCACAATACCCAGTTCATATATCTTTCCTACGGAAGCGCGCCCACGTGCATCCCTACACGCGCGCGTACGCGTGCACACCTTACAAGCGCACTCTCACACGCTTTCCGCCCCCTCCTCGAGGCTGTTCTCCTCCCGACGGCCAAGAGCATCTCCACCTCCTTAGGTAATTAGTTGTCACATTATTCTCTCACGCCTCTACATTTTCGAgccagtgtgtgcgtgcgtgcgagcgtGCGTGTGAGGTAGGTTCACGGTTAAGGGCATCACTCATTCATtctcatctgaccccccccccccccgatcccTCATTGAGTCATTAGCTCGTcttgctctccttccctccccttgtTGCATCCTTccgtccctttcctccctcctttgtGTCATCCTCTCAGGCTGGGTCGTCTTCTCTGCTCTAGTCTGGTTTAAATGAACCGGTTTAAAATAAACGGGTCCAGCTGTTAGCAGGCGGTGATTCCATGTACTTGACCTCCCCAcatccatatacacacacacaccccacacacacacacggaccccATACAAGCGCATCCTCCCGACAACCGTACACAtttccctcatacacacacacaatgtgccccagctatgagaggccgtataggccttaattcatacttgatctcacatacacgccatgacctcacatatataccatcatactctcacatatataccattatactctcacgtatataccattatactctcacatatacaccattatactNNNNNNNNNNNNNNNNNNNNNNNNNNNNNNNNNNNNNNNNNNNNNNNNNNNNNNNNNNNNNNNNNNNNNNNNNNNNNNNNNNNNNNNNNNNNNNNNNNNNNNNNNNNNNNNNNNNNNNNNNNNNNNNNNNNNNNNNNNNNNNNNNNNNNNNNNNNNNNNNNNNNNNNNNNNNNNNNNNNNNNNNNNNNNNNNNNNNNNNNTATGCCTGTCCTGAAATGCATTCTGGTTGTGGTCGTTGCACTAGCCCTACATATCTAGACTTGTATCTGCCCATTCTAGGTCTATCAAAAAGTTTGCCGGTATGCAAATTAGCACTTCAAGTTAGGTCTAGATCCCGCTAGCAGAGACAAACATCTAGGCCTAACACAGCCTACAATATTGGCCTCGATATTTAGGCTAGTGTACGACCATTAGGCTATATTAAAATAGGCCATGTCTTCATCGTAAAGTCAATTAAAGATCCGAATCAGTGCCCGCAAGCACAACATAATTTGCTTCATATACCTAGAAACCCAGGGGTTTTAGACAGTCTATTTCCATGTCCATACTATAGCTTTCTGTATGTTCAGCTAGGCCTATATATGCAGAACTTCTTGACAATTGCCTCCCTAAAGAATACAACCCTTCAAAGGAACACTTAAATGCACAATTGGCATCATGTTATTTAATTCTGCTTTTGAATTAAATGAAGTATTATCTTCGGGACGATCTGTTCATTAGCATAATCATTCATAGGGGCTGGGACTGAGGAGGCTTGCGGGCGGGGGTTGTTCCATTTTGGTCCCAGTTCGGCCATGAATGGCGCTGCTAGCCCAGCTATTCACCAAATAACATAAAAGCTGGTGGCTAAGCTCTCTCCGGAGAACTACAACAGGCCGCCGCTCTAGCCGGCCACTCAACCATATGGAAGTCCACGGATTTAAATTATTTAGCCTAATCGCTTCATTACTTTTTATGTCGGTCTTTCCCGCTAATCCCTTTAATTTGGGCActtgttttttccccctcatTGGTAGCCATATATCCCTTGCTGCGCCCAGAGATAATTTTgaaaaaatagcttgctaagtGAAAAGACATATCTACAATTATAAGTATGGAAACATTAATGATATAAAATCTACTACGCAAACATTTGCATAATTCTAATCATCATAGCTGTTATCATTATTTAACGGCAGCGCCGACCATTAGGGTCATGCCTGCGCGCACTACAATGTCCCTCGAGTGCAAACAGTCAATGGAGCACATAATGAAGGATGTGGTTATCTGTGATATCACTACTGCTGGGTCTCACAAAAGGAAACATTTCCTAATCTACCTATAATACCCATTGCCATGCTTTCAAACATAACCGTCTTGCCACTGGATCTCGCACCGGTCAGGATCGGAGCAAAGAGGAACTTTCATAACCCTTGCATTAATGTCTGAGAAAAATACTGACAAGACACGAAATGAACCGCGAACTACAGCAATGCAAGACACCTATAAGAGCAGCCTCCCCAGCTTGAGTGAGATAGGTCTCCTGCCAGCCATAAAGCCTACATTGACTGTGTGATAATAGAAATGTACTGATAACGTTTCGTTTTTATTAAaattgagaggaggggagagaagaaaagggagagggacTAAATTAAAATCGACATGAAACAGGTCAAGTTTATGGCGATGCTTTTTCGAGCTAATCTTCGCAGGTCGGTTCCGGGATCAACCCTTAATGGGCCAATAATGGCAACATTATTCAGAAAATTTTCATTCCGATGGAATCTAAAACGGTCTTAATCATATGCAAATAGCCGCGCGGCGGCGAAGTGACCCAGAAGGCATGCCGAATAgccagtagagagagaaagagagagtgtggggaagtggagggggggggggggctgtaggccTACCTGATCAAGAGGTCCCGATGATCTTGTGATTTCCTCGCTGTCTGATTTTGATCCGCCTTCTCTGTCGTCTATAACTAAGTCGATGGGCATCTTGCCCTTCAAGCAGCTGATGTACCGGTGACAGAAATTGTCACAGAGTTCGTGTACCTGTAAAAAAAACAGTAGAGAGGTACACCACAATCACTAAAAGGGACATCACAGTGAATACTGGCATGTGGATCACAACCCCTTTGACACAGAAAATGACCCAAATGGTTTATGGTTCGACGTGTTGCATTGCAATCCCAAGTGACAATGTGAACACAGAGTAGGCCTACCCTATAACTTTATTCTCCACGAAAAATAAAGATATCGGCGAAAATTGACAGTGACAAGAGGACTCTCGGGCTACAACGCACTCAACACCCGTGTTAAATTCATCAGTGCCCCAGGTTGTGGCCATTAGGCGGGTGACCCGCTTGACTGACATTTAAGGGAAACTGTTTAATTTCAGTTATTCCATTATTAAGAGAGAAGCACTGCATCTTGCCACAATGACGCTTGGAAATTATGCTCTTCATGTAAAGTTAAAGCCATATTATTGTATACCGTTACCACCCGCACCTCAACAAGTTCACGTGcataaagcacatttaaaatGATGAATATTAAGTTGTTTTTGTAATTTATAGTCAAATAATGGAAAGTCATGCATGCCATCAATGAGATAGGTTAAAAACATACAGGCCTCTCAATCACCCAGACCACGCTCTGACTTCGTCCCAGTGACAATTACATCATCCTACAGTTAGGCTATTTCATTCACCTTGCATATAATTCCTATAATTTCATCAGGACACGAAGAGTAAAATTGGCGCACATCTCAATTTCAGTTCGTAACAGCATGCTTAGTGATTAAATGTGGAAGAGAAATATATGCCTCATGATTGATTTTGACGGTAATTATAACCGACTagcaaaaatatatttatgCAAATGTTGCCCATAGGTCTGGGGTACAGCGCTGACCAGAACTAGTGAGGGAATATTACCTTTTCCAACTCCAAAAGATGAAATCGTAAAACTTGAATGGCTTGAATCATCTGAAAAATGAAGACAATATGTAAAAAATTGCGTACTTTATCTGCATGCAACAGGCACGTACTGTGTAAGAGCCTATATTCTATTATTATCACTTATGGGACAAATGTGCAGTGTTACGCATGCCTGAAATTAGGTCCACATATGTGAATCTGTGATATATCTCTAAAATATGCACTGACAAAATGCTGAAGTGCTGGTCTTAACATGGGCAAACTATTAGCATAACAACTTTTCATAATGGAAATTAGTTCAATGCCTTCTAATGGCAAACCAAGAAAGACGCTTTATACAGAGACACTGCAGGGAGACTGTaaagaaatataaaaaaaatcagtTTTAAGAACATTTTAATCTATACATCATACTTTGTAGAACAAAAAGCGTCTCATGTTTAAACAAGTGTGGGACCGTTACAAAACATCCAGTAATAATTCTGAAGCCTCTCGTTGTATTATAAAAGCATTGTTTATCTTACCAAATTATCCAACTCTGGATTTGATGAAAATAGCGGCTTTTCTGCCCGAATCTAAAAGAAAAATACATAGATTTAGGCTATACATCTTGAAAATTAGGCACACGAATATGTCAATCAATGGCCTACTATATAAACAGCCTAaaattgcaccaaatacagcaTGCATCCATTATCGATAACGTTTGCAAATGTGCGTCTTTTCTGAGGCCTATGAATGTGAGAGTCTTCAATAAagatgtaggctactgttttaGCAATAATTCAAACTGTGGCGATATACATCTTTTATTCATTTTGCCTATGGAAAAACGTCCTGACCTGTTTTGCAAATACTGCTATGTCTTCATTGAAAGATTCCGATGAACAAACGTCGCCTCCCGCCACTCCGGGCTCTCTGGGCGTGCAAGTCGCTAattcacatttctcaaaaatcaGTGCAAGCAAGGGGAACAGGGGGTGCCTGGAATCAAACACAATAGCAAATGTCACCAGAGAGAACACCGTCGGGGTCAAGACGACTGCAGGCTAGATTTACCCAGTCATGCTACTCTCAACAATTTGCCCATGGGGACTGCAGCGTATGTTATGAAACATAGATATATTTAAAAAGAAGCTGAAAACATTGCATGTACGTATATGATTAATATTACACTGATAGCCTGCACTAATAGTCTTTGttttttcaaactttcaaaTAACTTCACTTGAGCCACATTGATGCCGTTGTCTCTAAAACTGTTTATATTGTGTACTTCTGTATTATGTCTGTCTTATTACTTAGACTATAGAAGTATGTTCAGTGTAATGTTGGGCTTGTGTGTCTATGGAAATTGTTATTGTAGTACAATGACGTGCTTGAAAAAAACTTAACGACTGAACAGCATAATGCAAAGTATCATTTTTTGTTCAGCCTGCTGTCCTTTGGCATTCAAATGAACTAATAAAAATTAAAGATTGCTGTGTAAAATTCGGATCCTATCTTTTCTGAACATGCAGGCTTAACAAGTGTGTCTGAAATAAGCTACATCTAGCCTATTTTAAAATATACATTCTATCCTAAAACATTTTGGCAAAATGCTCAACACATTATAAGCAAGATACTTTATGCAGATTAGTTTCTTTTTGGTTTTATAAACtcttgtgttttattatttacaATGACTAGGTTATACATGTTGTAAAGTGTGCCAAAACGATATTTAAAAAATCACGGCAGTTACAGTTGACAGGATATAGGCTTAAGTTTGTGTTGTCATATGGCATTTTCGTGCTCACACAATCTTTTTGCTTTCtaacctccttttctctccctaacACAGAGTGAAACGCCAATGAATCAACAACACGTCCCATGAGGTATGAAGTTAACCATGGGCTGCACCTACCCGTATATCGCGTCTTTATCTCTTTTGAGAGCATCGTTGACTGAGGAACCCATGCTAGGCGGCATGGCGTTAGTGTGAGCTGAGTGCGGGTACTGGTGCGAGTGCAGCTGGGGCCCGTGGTTCAGGTGGACCGCTTGCATTGACCTGGCGCCGTGCGGGTCCCCGTACATGGTTGTCGGTATGCCCACTCCATCCATTCCGTAGTGGGGCAAATCTTCGTACTGCACACAACAAACGCGTGTATCCAgtgaatagtcatttaccataaaataaatagaaaacAGTAAGTAGGCTGGAATTTGGGTAAAGCTATGGAAGTTGACCAAAGTAAATTAGTTTGATGCAGATCTGTTACATGACCAGTACTGTTCTTAAACTTAATTGTCATTAAATAATTATAAAATAGGCTATTCTACTAAGCAGaacagtaaaacaaaaacagatgGGCCTTAAACTAGTGAAAAGCATGTTAAGACCTGTATACTATGTTAAACATTTAAAGCAAAGACATTCAGAGACTATGCTTTTAGTATTTACACAACAAGTCAATGGCTTTTCATTGTAATTCAAAAAAATAATTTGCAAGCTTAGGTTAATTATTAATATCATGATTTTGCCCATCACATAGACTAAATTGTATATTTCATAGGCTCTTTAAACAATGCAAGTTAATAGTTGTTCTGTTTCTCAGTTTGTTGATTTATACCTACACAACTTTTTTTCTCATGACAATTTCATACATAAAATGTGTAGTTATTTGACTATTGCATAAGATTGAACCCACTAAATGTAGCCAACATCTGAAATGCTTAACGTGTTGCGAAGCGATCTCGCTTCATAACAAAAATAGCAAAAATATGGATCTTGTTTCTCTAACGAATTGATTAGTTGAtttaattattaatactttttgaTAGTATGTGGGCGAGATTGAGAGTAAAAGGCGTTTGCACAAAGCCTAACATTTAGACTCTAAACTCTGAGAGGTGCAAAACAGCGTGATACTGTTGTTAGTGCCAAACAACCAAGCAAAAGGTCTCAGACCGATAGAAGTGGGATCTCTACTTTACAATTGTTGACACTTCATTTAAAAACGAAGGACCTGTCACCTAATAGAGTAGTCCCGGAGTATATGAATCAATGTATAGGTCATCACGTCATTGCTAAAAAAAGATTTTCAGAGGAGTATGCAAATATTCCATGTTCTGGAACACATTAGTAGTCTAAAGATTCCCCTAGTAGTACCAGTATAAATATGCGTGACATGGTGTCTAAAGGGCTTAGAATATGCTTAAGTGCTACAGCCCTGCGACAACTAGCCTATAAATGTTCACAAACTGGAAAATGTTTCAAATTGACTTTAAGACAACAACAAGGATTTTGTTTTGTCTCATCGACCCACATTTCGTCAAATGTGGGTAATAACTTATTTGAAAAATCATCTATAATCACACTTCTCACGTCCCAAGTCCGGCTTGGTCGTCGTGAAGTAAACATGTGGGTCCGTGCGTAATAGTGAGCTAAAGATGCAAAACAATGTATGCTGTCCATCGTACAAGACGAGAGAAAGTTTCCCCGTGAGCGCCTGTCATTGTCCACGTTACAGTGTTCAGCCTTGCATTCTATTCTACCATAGTGGTGACTGAAACTTTTCGGTATAGCCTACGTACCCTCTGCGCCATAGCCCTCCTtactccctcttcttcctttaGCTTCAGATATATCCCCTATGTGGCCAGGATGAAGAAGAAATTAACACTCAAAATCCAAATGGAAGATATTTTCACAAAATCCGTATTTCTTTCCAGAGGGATGAAGTCAGCCACTTCTGCTCAAGTTCAGCTCGAGCGAGGTGAATAGGTCCTCGGCTATCCACAGGACAGCGACAGAACGAGAACCAGTCTTCTTTTCCAAATGCCCCTCAAACAAAACTAGCGAGTCTCATGGCTTTTTGCCACTCCGACTGTCAATCAAACGCAAGGCTTGTCAAAGTACCGAATGAATGATGATCCGCCGCGCGCTTCCACGGATTCGCACACCAAATGTTAATAATCAAACGCACACAAAAATGAAGCTCTCTGGTTTCTTTGATCAGTCTCGGATCCTGAGTTGATATTTTATGCAAAAGCTTCTAAAGGAGATCAAGAGGAGGTGGGGTGATAATTCTGGCTTAGTCTTTCTTAAAGGAGCCACGATCGATGCTGTGTGTGAGCCGCTTGCCAGTTTGTGTACAATGAGTGTGTGCTGAGCGCGACTGAGGAGTGGATCTGGACCAGACTGCTGAAACCCGGAAGTAGTGGTGGCCATAACAGGTCGCGTCTTACACAATGCAATGGGCTACATCAAGTCGAGCCAAACGGAGGGGGGTGACTTGAGAGGACCCTAAAAGCTCTGTCGGTGGTGGACGAGCCCCACATTACGCACTGGGAGAATACCTCAATTTAACCATGTACGCTGTGTATTAGCCTATGTGTAAGCTCATCAAGCATGCTCTTGATTTGATATAGTGTGTTTTACATTCAATTTTCTTCTTGACTTTTCAATACCAATAGTATTATTTGTTTACAATTagtcgacgctcttatccagagcgacttacagaaagtacagggacattcccccaaggcaagtagggtgaagtgccttgcccaaggacactataggcatgaccgggaatcgaactggcaaccttcggattactagcccgattccataaccgctcagccacctgactcccgttgtGGAgttaaacacaacatttgttgtGTTTAATGATTACTATAGTCTCTTATGAATACACATTTTATTAAACTGACAATGTCATAACCCAAATAACATAAATTCTAAACCTACGTAGAATTGTGCAAGTGTATCCTGGTTATGTTCCTTGAACTGTAAAAATGAAATGTCATATGTTTAAATCCAGCAAAAAGCTTCCACCAGGTTGACAGGTAACACTTTCACATCACCCTCCATAGcacattccccccaaaaaactaacaTTGTATGCTTATTTAAAACTGGTAGCCTACCGACAAGAAAGAAAATGAAATTGCCGTCTGTTACAGCGTAGTTAGATTTTAATGATCTTAATGCTAGACATAAAATCCGTTGTTTGAATGTGTGCCTATACACTACAAGAGAGGCCAATGTGGCCAACTTGAAGCAGGTCTTATAGTTACCCTATCATAGTATCAGCACACACAGTCTTTGCATCATCTTAGAATGCAA
This DNA window, taken from Osmerus eperlanus chromosome 6, fOsmEpe2.1, whole genome shotgun sequence, encodes the following:
- the LOC134022763 gene encoding homeobox protein Meis1-like, which codes for MAQRYEDLPHYGMDGVGIPTTMYGDPHGARSMQAVHLNHGPQLHSHQYPHSAHTNAMPPSMGSSVNDALKRDKDAIYGHPLFPLLALIFEKCELATCTPREPGVAGGDVCSSESFNEDIAVFAKQIRAEKPLFSSNPELDNLMIQAIQVLRFHLLELEKVHELCDNFCHRYISCLKGKMPIDLVIDDREGGSKSDSEEITRSSGPLDQGGTLEVPPVVCRTKIAPPLLSRVELNSRLIVWRWEAGDLNRPIFGGISRLRKLTMSLSLFFLCLYISPFLDLPSFMPLLPDRFINARRRIVQPMIDQSNRAVSQGAPYNPDGQPMGGFVMDGQQHMGIRPPGPMGGMGMNMGMEGQWHYM